One region of Sulfurisphaera ohwakuensis genomic DNA includes:
- the rtcA gene encoding RNA 3'-terminal phosphate cyclase produces the protein MIEIDGSFGEGGGQILRTSLTLSALTKKPFRIYKIRANRPKPGLQRQHLTAVEAVKKLTNAKVKGDFVGSTELVFEPEDIVEKGDFEFDVGTAGSVTLILQTILPLLINRNIKVTIKGGTDVPKSPSIDYIRLTFLSLLEKIGIRVNLILIRRGHYPEGGGEVKITEVKGNPSSFSLMERGELLMIKGISHVSSLPSHIAERQAKSAKEFLLSKIKIPIEIEIDVRENERSKGSGIALTAIFEKTFLGSDSLGEKGKRAEIVGEEAAKSIYEEIISNATIDKHMSDMLMLYASLYYGEYIGSELTSHARTNSEIIKKFLNVNIEISGEKPFIFRAKKEL, from the coding sequence ATGATTGAAATAGACGGTTCATTTGGTGAAGGGGGAGGACAAATTTTAAGAACATCTTTAACACTCTCAGCATTAACTAAGAAACCATTCAGAATATATAAAATTAGAGCAAATAGACCAAAACCTGGTTTACAAAGACAGCATCTTACAGCTGTTGAGGCAGTTAAAAAATTAACTAATGCTAAAGTAAAAGGAGACTTTGTAGGATCAACTGAACTAGTTTTCGAACCGGAAGATATAGTAGAAAAAGGAGACTTTGAATTTGACGTAGGAACTGCGGGAAGTGTAACCTTAATTCTACAAACAATACTGCCTTTATTAATTAATAGGAATATAAAAGTTACCATTAAAGGAGGTACAGATGTTCCTAAATCTCCTTCAATAGATTATATACGATTAACCTTTCTCTCTCTGTTAGAAAAAATAGGAATTAGAGTAAATTTAATACTTATTAGGAGAGGACATTACCCAGAAGGAGGAGGAGAAGTCAAAATTACAGAAGTAAAAGGAAACCCGTCTTCATTCTCTTTAATGGAGAGAGGAGAGTTATTAATGATAAAAGGGATCTCCCACGTATCATCTTTACCATCACACATAGCTGAGAGACAAGCTAAGTCAGCTAAAGAATTTCTTCTCTCAAAAATAAAGATTCCAATAGAAATAGAAATTGATGTTAGAGAGAATGAAAGAAGTAAGGGCTCCGGTATCGCATTAACAGCGATTTTTGAAAAAACTTTTCTTGGTTCCGACTCTTTAGGAGAAAAGGGTAAAAGGGCTGAAATAGTAGGTGAAGAAGCAGCTAAATCTATTTATGAAGAAATTATAAGCAACGCTACCATCGATAAACACATGAGCGATATGTTAATGCTATATGCTTCATTATATTATGGCGAATATATAGGTTCTGAACTCACATCTCATGCAAGAACTAATTCAGAGATTATCAAAAAGTTTCTTAATGTGAATATTGAAATTTCTGGCGAAAAACCATTCATTTTTAGAGCTAAGAAGGAATTATAA
- a CDS encoding amidohydrolase family protein: MKSIIRAGIALGADNPLKKVYVGVNEGKIEVVSNEELAGYEDAELDIGGWDRLLSPGFISIHTFITLYPFRFRIFYGKINANDLLSVMSNNDVYHLALLGAYHLLRSGVTTVVFSDKYPDPVARAVTNVGLRPIIAIPVGCNNSPDDWEKEFKAMYNRWSHSGSNNVILKLCDQSLSKEVFDVAKSTNIVVLVERTVNLSSFRKDELPENIIALGGGSRSDLDYIKKYKIYLSFTPSLEISRFPLSEYKPSLALDLVPSFDIRQEIALASTRLMLTPEEAFRSITIWGHQQLGLNAGYLGINSDADLIIYEYREPPAFPLDYNSPYESLIYSGYNIETVFVGGESVLDGGVPLNVGLKDVEEGLRRVEEIDKRLGERIRSLEKSRDNR, encoded by the coding sequence ATGAAAAGCATAATTAGAGCTGGAATAGCGTTAGGGGCAGATAATCCCTTAAAGAAAGTATACGTTGGTGTTAATGAAGGAAAAATAGAAGTTGTAAGTAATGAAGAGTTAGCTGGTTATGAGGATGCTGAGTTAGATATAGGCGGATGGGATAGGCTTCTATCACCTGGATTTATTTCTATCCATACTTTCATTACTTTATATCCTTTTAGATTTAGAATATTTTATGGAAAAATTAATGCTAATGATCTTCTTTCAGTTATGAGTAATAATGATGTATATCATTTAGCTCTTTTAGGGGCATATCATTTGTTAAGATCCGGCGTTACCACTGTTGTATTTAGCGATAAATATCCAGACCCCGTAGCTAGAGCTGTAACTAATGTAGGTTTAAGACCAATTATTGCTATTCCGGTAGGGTGCAATAACTCTCCAGATGATTGGGAAAAGGAGTTTAAGGCAATGTATAACAGATGGTCACATTCTGGAAGTAACAACGTTATTTTAAAACTATGTGACCAAAGCCTTAGTAAAGAGGTTTTTGACGTAGCAAAAAGTACTAACATAGTTGTACTAGTTGAACGAACTGTTAATTTATCAAGTTTTAGAAAAGATGAGTTGCCGGAAAATATAATAGCACTTGGAGGTGGATCAAGAAGTGATCTTGATTATATAAAGAAATATAAGATATATTTATCTTTCACCCCTTCGTTAGAAATCTCTAGGTTTCCATTAAGTGAATATAAACCATCTTTGGCATTAGACCTTGTTCCTTCATTTGATATAAGACAAGAGATTGCCTTAGCTTCAACTAGATTAATGTTAACACCTGAAGAAGCTTTTAGATCGATAACCATTTGGGGTCATCAGCAACTTGGTTTAAACGCCGGCTATTTAGGTATTAATAGTGATGCTGACTTGATTATCTATGAATATAGAGAACCGCCAGCTTTTCCATTAGATTATAATTCCCCCTATGAATCCTTGATATATTCTGGTTATAACATAGAAACTGTATTTGTAGGTGGAGAAAGCGTATTAGATGGTGGAGTACCTCTAAATGTGGGATTAAAGGATGTAGAAGAAGGATTAAGGAGGGTAGAGGAAATTGATAAAAGACTTGGTGAAAGAATTAGGTCTCTGGAAAAGAGTAGAGATAATAGGTGA
- the taw21 gene encoding tRNA 4-demethylwyosine(37)-methyltransferase Taw21 has protein sequence MIKDLVKELGLWKRVEIIGDIAVIGIPFDKTPEDVKPFAEELLRKLTYIKAVWGRYRDTHGDYRLSTLVHLAGEKRSETIYKEHGCRYFLDITKVFFSAKLSYEHLRIAKEVKSGEIIINMFAGYGPFSILSYILGKPKIVYSIDINPFAYYYMMVNIDLNKAYGVIPIYGNAFEKINYLPTADRIISPLPEKAEEAFKVAWDHVKSGGIVHLFTEVEGEDPLNKIKDMYPNVIFARIVRSVKPKVYHVVVDIRK, from the coding sequence TTGATAAAAGACTTGGTGAAAGAATTAGGTCTCTGGAAAAGAGTAGAGATAATAGGTGATATAGCAGTAATAGGAATACCTTTTGATAAAACCCCAGAAGATGTTAAGCCATTTGCTGAGGAATTACTTAGGAAGCTTACATATATTAAGGCAGTTTGGGGAAGATATAGGGATACCCATGGTGATTATAGATTATCTACGTTAGTTCATTTGGCTGGTGAAAAAAGAAGTGAAACTATATATAAAGAGCATGGTTGCAGGTACTTTTTAGATATAACAAAGGTCTTTTTCTCTGCTAAATTGTCATATGAGCACCTAAGGATAGCTAAGGAAGTAAAAAGTGGTGAGATAATTATAAATATGTTCGCTGGATATGGACCTTTTTCTATCCTATCTTATATCTTAGGAAAACCAAAGATTGTTTATTCTATAGATATTAATCCTTTTGCATATTACTATATGATGGTTAATATTGATCTTAATAAAGCGTACGGTGTTATTCCAATATATGGTAATGCTTTCGAAAAAATAAATTATTTACCAACAGCTGATAGGATAATTTCCCCTTTGCCAGAGAAAGCTGAAGAAGCTTTTAAAGTAGCGTGGGATCATGTGAAAAGTGGTGGAATAGTTCATTTATTTACTGAAGTAGAGGGTGAGGATCCTTTAAACAAGATAAAAGATATGTATCCAAACGTGATTTTTGCGAGGATTGTGAGAAGTGTAAAACCAAAAGTTTATCATGTAGTTGTAGATATAAGAAAATAA
- a CDS encoding alcohol dehydrogenase catalytic domain-containing protein, producing the protein MKAAVFREIGKPLSIEDVQLPRLESDKEVLLKVKATGVCHGDLHVIMGDWQHEVPVNTPIILGHEIIGEVVEGGTKFQKGDLVMVYNAFGCKECKHCKAGYYQFCERVKVLGVHLNGGFAEYVKVPDEDFLMRVEGNPIQLAPLADAGVTAYSATRGIKEGDKVLVVGTGAVALLAIQILKSLKAEVSVVSRNPTRLAKAEELGADHVYYRKKTFPSLYTSIVGKKFDYIIDFVGSDETLDEVAWLLDRRGELRIVGEFGGQLSIPEQLLVLRGLKVQGILYGTMDDMKGVINLYNSGKLKTLAVPYYLDEINDALNDLMQERILGRAVIIPS; encoded by the coding sequence ATGAAAGCTGCTGTCTTCAGAGAAATAGGTAAACCATTAAGCATAGAAGATGTTCAGTTGCCCCGTTTAGAGTCCGATAAGGAAGTATTATTAAAGGTTAAAGCTACTGGTGTTTGTCATGGGGACTTACATGTAATAATGGGAGACTGGCAACACGAAGTACCCGTTAACACCCCAATTATTTTAGGTCATGAAATAATAGGTGAAGTAGTTGAAGGAGGAACAAAATTCCAAAAAGGGGATTTAGTTATGGTATACAATGCTTTTGGTTGTAAAGAATGTAAACATTGCAAGGCGGGGTATTATCAATTCTGTGAAAGAGTAAAAGTGTTGGGAGTTCATTTAAATGGGGGATTCGCAGAATATGTGAAAGTACCCGATGAAGATTTCCTTATGAGAGTTGAAGGTAACCCAATTCAATTAGCCCCTTTGGCAGATGCTGGAGTAACAGCATATAGTGCAACTAGAGGTATAAAAGAAGGTGATAAGGTTTTAGTTGTTGGGACTGGAGCTGTTGCACTTTTAGCAATACAAATTTTAAAAAGTCTTAAAGCTGAGGTAAGTGTAGTTAGTCGTAATCCAACAAGGTTGGCTAAAGCTGAAGAACTTGGTGCTGACCATGTATATTATAGGAAAAAAACTTTTCCATCATTATATACCTCTATAGTAGGAAAAAAATTTGATTATATTATAGATTTTGTGGGATCTGACGAAACTCTTGATGAAGTAGCATGGCTTTTAGATAGAAGAGGTGAACTTAGAATAGTAGGCGAATTTGGAGGACAATTATCCATTCCAGAACAATTATTAGTGTTAAGAGGACTTAAAGTACAAGGAATTCTTTATGGTACTATGGATGATATGAAAGGGGTAATTAATCTTTATAATTCTGGTAAGTTAAAAACTCTTGCCGTACCTTATTATCTAGATGAAATAAATGATGCCTTAAATGATTTAATGCAAGAGAGAATTTTGGGAAGGGCTGTTATAATTCCTTCTTAG
- a CDS encoding carbohydrate kinase family protein has protein sequence MKPIHLSVGRFNIDIIVNIEKMPDTDEFLTTDLMEIMPGGAAVNYAVAITKLGHSSKLLAKVGKNTITQSLMESIAEMGVGLDYVEETNAPQSMALIFLRKNGKISMVRKLGASTLITQEDVKKYFGLFDTIHFASVPPNIVVRDPMARLISYDPGPFSKDVNEVDVDVLYLNEKESKAINLDKIRAKIIVIKMGEKGAKIITENQECYVEAYKVDNIVDTTGAGDVFDATFNYSLLEGLSIEEGLKLAVTASAIKIQRLGGISSPNLNEVHEALKIYEPKVKCI, from the coding sequence ATGAAACCTATACATTTATCAGTGGGTAGATTTAATATAGATATTATTGTAAATATCGAAAAAATGCCTGATACAGATGAGTTTCTAACTACTGATTTAATGGAAATTATGCCAGGTGGTGCTGCAGTAAATTATGCTGTAGCTATAACAAAGTTAGGGCATAGTAGCAAGTTATTAGCAAAAGTAGGGAAAAACACTATAACTCAGAGTCTAATGGAGAGTATAGCTGAAATGGGTGTAGGGCTTGATTATGTAGAAGAGACTAATGCTCCACAAAGTATGGCATTAATATTCTTAAGAAAGAATGGCAAGATTTCTATGGTAAGAAAACTTGGTGCTTCAACATTAATTACCCAAGAAGACGTGAAAAAGTATTTTGGACTTTTCGATACTATCCATTTTGCCTCAGTTCCTCCAAACATAGTTGTGAGAGATCCGATGGCAAGATTAATCTCTTATGACCCTGGCCCCTTCAGTAAAGATGTTAATGAAGTAGATGTTGATGTACTTTACCTAAATGAGAAAGAAAGTAAGGCAATTAATTTAGATAAGATTAGAGCTAAAATCATTGTAATTAAAATGGGAGAAAAAGGAGCGAAAATAATTACTGAAAATCAAGAGTGCTATGTTGAAGCATATAAAGTAGACAATATTGTAGATACGACTGGTGCAGGAGATGTTTTTGACGCTACGTTCAATTACTCCCTTTTAGAAGGATTAAGTATTGAAGAAGGATTAAAATTAGCTGTGACCGCATCTGCAATTAAGATACAAAGGCTTGGCGGAATAAGCTCACCAAATCTTAATGAAGTGCATGAAGCACTAAAAATCTATGAGCCTAAGGTAAAATGTATATGA
- a CDS encoding NUDIX hydrolase, whose amino-acid sequence MNECKAAVVALISANGKILLIKRKENKNDPWSGHIALPGGRREENEECSYTAIRECLEEVGIRPCNLIELGMYYPNNMPTMLVKAYVSCIDKEVTLQIQKEEVDTAFWADINKLEKGNGDEYYFNGYRIWGMTYRILRDIIDKKIYEKCIQPGNNTS is encoded by the coding sequence ATGAATGAATGTAAGGCTGCAGTCGTTGCTCTTATTTCTGCAAATGGTAAAATACTTTTAATTAAACGAAAAGAAAACAAAAATGATCCTTGGAGTGGTCATATTGCATTACCTGGAGGAAGAAGAGAAGAAAATGAAGAATGCTCATACACTGCAATTAGAGAGTGTTTAGAAGAAGTAGGAATAAGACCATGTAACTTAATTGAACTAGGTATGTATTATCCAAATAATATGCCTACTATGCTGGTTAAAGCTTATGTAAGTTGTATTGATAAGGAAGTTACATTACAAATTCAAAAAGAAGAAGTTGATACAGCTTTTTGGGCAGATATTAACAAACTTGAAAAAGGTAATGGGGACGAATATTATTTTAATGGTTATCGTATTTGGGGTATGACATATAGAATATTAAGGGATATTATAGACAAAAAAATATACGAAAAATGTATTCAGCCAGGCAACAATACATCATAA
- a CDS encoding DNA polymerase IV, with amino-acid sequence MIILFVDFDYFFAQVEEVLNPQYKGKPLIVCVYSGRNEKSGAVATANYEARKLGVKAGMPISRAMELAPNAIFVPMHKEVYTEVSNRIMSIISSYSDKIEIASIDEAYIDITSKVKNFEEAIELGKKLKREIMEKEKITVTVGIAPNKVFAKIIADRVKPNGLGVVKPDEIEEFIKSIDIDEVPGVGNVISERLHSLGVNKLIDILSVSFDKLKEEIGEAKAFYLYRLATNSYFEPVLNKERVPHGRYLTLPKNTRDIKVIEPYLKKAIDEAYNKIEGIPKRMTVVTIMQDLDIVSKSKTFKSGISKERAYTESIELLKQILQKDSRLVRRVGVRFDNIYKSKGLDVFFNS; translated from the coding sequence ATGATAATATTGTTTGTGGATTTTGATTATTTCTTTGCTCAAGTAGAGGAGGTTTTAAATCCTCAATATAAAGGAAAACCTCTTATAGTCTGTGTTTATTCTGGTAGAAATGAGAAAAGTGGAGCTGTAGCGACAGCTAATTATGAAGCTAGGAAGTTGGGAGTAAAAGCTGGAATGCCTATATCAAGAGCAATGGAATTGGCACCAAATGCAATATTCGTTCCAATGCACAAAGAAGTATATACTGAGGTTTCTAATAGAATAATGAGCATAATCAGTAGCTATTCGGATAAAATTGAAATAGCTAGCATAGACGAGGCCTACATTGATATAACTAGCAAGGTGAAAAATTTTGAAGAGGCGATAGAATTAGGAAAAAAATTAAAACGAGAAATAATGGAGAAGGAAAAGATTACAGTAACAGTTGGAATCGCACCAAATAAGGTTTTTGCAAAAATCATTGCAGATAGAGTAAAACCAAATGGATTAGGAGTAGTAAAACCAGACGAAATAGAGGAGTTCATCAAAAGTATTGATATAGATGAGGTTCCTGGTGTAGGTAATGTTATTTCTGAAAGACTTCATTCATTAGGTGTAAATAAGTTGATAGATATTTTATCTGTTTCATTTGATAAATTAAAAGAAGAGATAGGGGAAGCTAAGGCATTTTATCTTTATAGATTAGCCACAAACTCTTATTTTGAGCCGGTATTAAATAAAGAAAGGGTACCGCATGGAAGATATTTGACATTACCTAAAAATACTAGAGATATAAAAGTGATAGAACCTTATCTGAAAAAGGCTATAGATGAAGCATACAACAAAATAGAAGGTATACCTAAGAGAATGACTGTGGTAACTATCATGCAAGACTTAGACATCGTAAGTAAAAGTAAAACTTTTAAATCTGGTATAAGCAAAGAAAGAGCTTATACAGAATCAATTGAATTATTAAAACAAATTTTACAAAAAGATAGTAGATTAGTTAGAAGAGTTGGAGTAAGATTTGATAATATATACAAATCGAAGGGATTAGACGTTTTCTTCAATAGTTAA
- a CDS encoding RuvB-like helicase: protein MAEIREIRKIERERASIHSHISGLGLDEKGKAKFKADGLVGQTEAREAAGIVVQLIKQGKMAGKGVLFVGPPGTGKTALAVAIAKELGEDTPFTTMNASEVYSTELKKTEILTQAIRKSIGVRIKQRRIVYEGVVKDVKLKVARSRLNPYAVMPREAQIVLATKDEEKTLNVGDSIAEQLVQLNVKKGDVIWIDAQTGEVSKVGKAKGFEGAKTYDIETIRQVDIPTGPVKKEKETTITVTLHDLDLNVAARNISITALFSFFTEREINSEIRESVDKLVKDMINRGEAELVPGVLFIDDAHMLDIEAFSFLTKALEADLAPILILATNRGITKIRGTDIESPHGMPLDLLDRLLIIPTRPYTADEIREILKIRADEIDVHLEEKALETLTKLGVEYSLRYSVQLLEPSYVIAQRNGRNVIKEEDVLEASKLFSDFRRSVEYVKEYEKLLLK, encoded by the coding sequence ATGGCAGAGATTAGAGAGATAAGAAAGATTGAACGCGAAAGAGCAAGTATTCATAGTCATATTTCTGGATTAGGTTTAGATGAAAAAGGAAAAGCCAAATTTAAGGCTGATGGTCTAGTTGGGCAAACAGAAGCACGTGAAGCAGCAGGTATTGTAGTTCAACTTATCAAACAAGGTAAAATGGCCGGAAAAGGGGTATTATTCGTAGGCCCTCCTGGAACTGGAAAAACGGCCTTAGCTGTTGCAATAGCCAAAGAGCTTGGAGAAGACACACCCTTTACTACAATGAATGCTTCTGAAGTTTACTCAACAGAGTTAAAGAAGACAGAAATACTCACACAAGCTATTAGAAAATCAATAGGTGTTAGGATTAAGCAAAGGAGAATTGTTTATGAAGGTGTAGTAAAGGATGTAAAATTAAAAGTAGCAAGAAGTAGATTAAATCCTTATGCTGTTATGCCTAGAGAAGCACAAATAGTTCTAGCTACTAAGGATGAGGAGAAAACACTAAATGTGGGAGATAGCATTGCTGAACAACTAGTTCAACTTAATGTAAAAAAGGGAGATGTAATATGGATCGACGCTCAAACTGGAGAGGTAAGTAAAGTTGGTAAGGCTAAGGGGTTTGAAGGAGCTAAAACTTATGATATAGAAACTATTAGACAAGTTGATATTCCTACTGGCCCGGTTAAGAAGGAAAAAGAAACCACAATAACTGTAACATTACATGATTTAGATTTAAACGTAGCAGCTAGAAATATTTCTATAACAGCGTTATTTAGTTTCTTTACAGAAAGAGAAATAAACAGTGAGATAAGAGAAAGTGTAGATAAATTAGTAAAAGATATGATAAATAGGGGAGAAGCTGAACTCGTACCTGGTGTATTATTTATTGATGATGCACATATGTTAGATATAGAAGCATTCTCATTCTTAACTAAAGCATTAGAAGCTGACCTAGCACCAATATTAATTTTAGCTACCAATAGAGGTATAACAAAAATAAGGGGTACCGACATAGAATCTCCACACGGTATGCCACTAGATCTACTCGATAGATTACTAATAATACCTACAAGACCATATACTGCTGATGAAATAAGAGAAATTCTAAAAATAAGAGCAGACGAAATTGATGTTCATCTAGAAGAGAAAGCGTTAGAGACTTTAACGAAGCTAGGCGTAGAATATAGTTTAAGATATTCCGTCCAGCTCCTTGAGCCTTCTTATGTAATTGCACAAAGAAACGGTAGAAATGTGATAAAAGAAGAAGATGTACTAGAAGCATCGAAATTGTTCTCAGATTTCAGAAGAAGTGTGGAATATGTTAAGGAATACGAGAAATTACTACTAAAATGA
- a CDS encoding glutamine synthetase family protein encodes MLRDEVLEVLKSGRVDYVRVVFADILGNSRGRSLRRIEFEKSLNKGIEYSEALLYLDYKDTPIKQRYGDIFAVPDISTFVLIPYLERTARVLSFLTTQDNSPHPLCTRSLLTRSIDKLGELGYNIKVAFEPTFYLINFKDGKPVPADEARAFSSEGLMEQQNFLRDLIKYLESVNIQVQYINKHYAPGQYEITFSMGEALEEADSLITAREIIRDTARLYHLYSTFMPKPFKEYPSSSMDIYIKLVDTQNKSVGVDTSDPRGLGLSKILYSFLAGILEHISSILAIAAPTINSYKRYREVVTPNVAGIGNERHFIIRIPSTYRDLGVFEFRLADPLANPYLLLSSMIFAGIDGIEKGLDVDVNYEVSTLPTNLKEALYKLDSDTKLKYYLGKELVDTFIELKKKEIEDYEKEITEWEINSYLKSGW; translated from the coding sequence TTGCTTAGAGACGAAGTCCTCGAAGTTCTAAAAAGTGGAAGGGTAGATTACGTTAGAGTAGTATTTGCTGACATTTTAGGAAACAGTAGAGGAAGGTCTTTGAGAAGGATTGAGTTTGAAAAATCATTAAATAAAGGTATAGAGTATTCAGAAGCACTTCTTTATCTTGATTATAAAGATACTCCAATAAAGCAAAGATATGGTGATATTTTTGCAGTTCCAGATATAAGTACATTCGTATTAATACCATATTTAGAGAGAACAGCCAGAGTATTATCTTTCTTGACTACACAAGATAATTCTCCTCATCCCTTATGCACAAGATCGTTATTAACAAGATCAATTGATAAACTTGGTGAACTTGGTTATAATATCAAAGTTGCTTTTGAACCTACTTTCTACCTAATTAATTTCAAAGATGGGAAGCCAGTTCCAGCAGATGAAGCTAGAGCGTTCTCATCTGAAGGACTTATGGAACAACAGAATTTTCTTAGAGACCTTATTAAATATTTAGAAAGTGTAAATATTCAAGTTCAATATATAAATAAGCATTATGCACCAGGGCAATACGAAATAACTTTCAGTATGGGTGAGGCATTAGAAGAAGCAGATTCCTTGATTACAGCTAGAGAAATCATTAGAGATACTGCGAGACTATACCATTTATATTCAACATTCATGCCAAAACCATTTAAAGAGTACCCAAGTAGTAGCATGGATATTTACATAAAATTGGTTGACACACAGAATAAGTCTGTAGGTGTTGATACTTCGGATCCTAGAGGATTAGGATTAAGCAAGATACTATATTCTTTCTTAGCGGGTATATTAGAACATATTTCCTCTATACTGGCTATAGCTGCCCCAACCATAAATTCTTATAAGAGATACAGAGAAGTAGTTACACCCAATGTTGCTGGTATAGGGAATGAAAGACATTTTATAATTAGAATACCATCTACATATAGAGATTTAGGTGTTTTCGAATTTAGATTAGCTGATCCCTTAGCTAATCCATACTTATTACTTTCATCGATGATATTTGCTGGGATTGATGGAATAGAGAAAGGACTTGATGTTGATGTTAACTATGAAGTTAGCACTCTTCCGACAAATCTTAAGGAGGCGTTATATAAGCTCGATAGTGATACAAAACTAAAATATTACCTTGGAAAAGAATTAGTAGATACCTTCATTGAATTGAAGAAGAAAGAAATTGAAGATTACGAAAAAGAAATAACAGAGTGGGAAATTAATTCTTATCTTAAGTCTGGATGGTAA
- a CDS encoding KaiC domain-containing protein, which translates to MMIRLSTGIPEFDKLIEGGIPQGFFVAVTGEPGTGKTIFSLHFIAEGLREGDNCIYVTTEESRDSIVRQAKQFNWDFEEYMEKKLIIIDALMKEKEDEWSLTELNAEELVNKVIEAKQKLGTGRARLVIDSVSALFLDKPAMARKISYYLKRVLNKWKFTIYATSQYAITTSQAFGFGVEHVADGIIRFRRAIKDGMLHRYVLIEKMRQTNHDKYVWEIDIKPGKGIVLLGKINERREDYALPPKVMQKIKEANEDKIT; encoded by the coding sequence ATTATGATTAGACTGTCAACTGGTATACCAGAATTTGATAAACTTATAGAGGGAGGGATACCTCAAGGATTCTTTGTTGCAGTTACTGGAGAGCCTGGTACTGGGAAGACTATTTTCTCTTTACATTTTATTGCTGAGGGACTTAGGGAAGGAGATAACTGTATATATGTTACTACTGAGGAAAGTAGAGATTCAATTGTAAGACAAGCAAAGCAGTTTAATTGGGATTTCGAAGAGTATATGGAAAAGAAACTGATTATCATAGATGCATTAATGAAAGAAAAAGAGGATGAATGGAGTTTAACAGAGCTGAATGCTGAGGAGTTAGTGAATAAAGTTATAGAAGCTAAACAAAAATTAGGGACTGGAAGAGCAAGACTAGTTATTGATTCAGTAAGTGCCCTATTTCTTGATAAACCTGCTATGGCTAGAAAAATAAGTTATTACTTAAAGAGAGTATTAAATAAATGGAAGTTTACTATTTACGCTACGTCGCAATATGCAATTACAACATCACAAGCCTTTGGATTTGGAGTAGAACATGTAGCTGATGGAATAATAAGATTTAGAAGAGCTATAAAGGACGGAATGTTGCATAGATACGTTCTCATAGAAAAAATGAGACAAACTAATCATGATAAATACGTTTGGGAGATTGATATTAAGCCAGGAAAAGGAATTGTATTACTAGGTAAAATAAACGAGAGAAGAGAGGATTATGCATTACCTCCTAAAGTTATGCAAAAGATTAAGGAAGCTAATGAGGATAAAATTACATAA
- a CDS encoding GMP synthase subunit A, translated as MKIAVIYFGGQYNHLIVKDLKYLGLNAVPITPEKPVEILRDYDCIIFGGGPYSVITELNKMGNAVDYVLKTSQPKLGICLGHQLLAKVLGGEVTKATKPEYGLVKVNINDEDTILRGLSPSINAWESHTDEVVSPPQGFRILANSENAKVQAMVNKDNTIFGVQFHPEVKHTEKGIEVFKNFIEACKK; from the coding sequence GTGAAAATTGCTGTAATTTATTTTGGAGGTCAATATAATCACTTAATAGTCAAAGACTTAAAATATTTAGGTTTAAATGCTGTTCCTATAACCCCAGAAAAACCGGTTGAAATTCTAAGAGATTATGATTGTATAATTTTTGGCGGAGGTCCTTATTCAGTTATTACAGAGTTAAATAAAATGGGTAATGCTGTAGATTATGTCCTTAAAACTTCTCAACCTAAACTAGGCATCTGCTTAGGTCATCAATTATTAGCAAAGGTTCTAGGTGGTGAAGTAACGAAGGCAACAAAACCAGAGTACGGATTAGTAAAAGTGAATATAAACGATGAAGATACCATCTTAAGAGGATTATCACCATCTATTAATGCCTGGGAAAGTCATACCGATGAAGTAGTCTCTCCACCTCAAGGGTTCAGAATTTTAGCAAATAGTGAAAATGCTAAAGTCCAAGCAATGGTAAATAAGGACAATACAATATTTGGAGTGCAGTTTCATCCAGAAGTTAAGCATACTGAAAAAGGCATAGAAGTATTTAAGAATTTCATAGAAGCTTGCAAGAAATAG